The following are encoded in a window of Brevibacillus sp. DP1.3A genomic DNA:
- the spoIID gene encoding stage II sporulation protein D has translation MKRYLLMWFIALPILLVLMPAALVFWFSPEMGPVSQPTVAVSEPAIPAMKESASSLPVKVYRTEKKAVETLPLEAYITGVVAAEMPAEFELEALKAQALAARTYIVRRVKEGKFDDVPSGGQVLDTVQHQVYMDEKQRRERWGDQYEWKNKRIQQAVMATAGVILTYQNEPIDATFFSTSNGFTENSDEYWEKSIPYLKSVASPWDIQSPRYEETVVMSTVELEKNLGVKLTQEASTNGSWYRIESRTTGNRVGAISIGGKEFTGREFREKLNLNSSSFTLDLRGNQVFITTKGYGHGVGMSQWGANGMAKNGKSAEQIVKHFYQGISLQEYTRVIPA, from the coding sequence ATGAAACGCTATCTACTCATGTGGTTTATCGCTTTGCCGATCTTGCTCGTCCTGATGCCTGCTGCTCTGGTCTTTTGGTTTTCACCAGAAATGGGCCCTGTCAGCCAGCCAACTGTGGCCGTCTCGGAGCCTGCCATACCGGCAATGAAGGAATCGGCTTCCTCTCTGCCAGTAAAGGTGTACCGTACAGAAAAAAAGGCCGTGGAAACATTGCCGCTAGAAGCGTATATTACCGGAGTCGTAGCGGCGGAAATGCCAGCTGAGTTCGAGCTGGAGGCATTAAAAGCACAGGCGTTGGCGGCCAGGACCTATATCGTGCGTCGAGTAAAAGAGGGCAAGTTTGATGATGTGCCATCAGGCGGTCAGGTTTTGGATACGGTACAGCATCAAGTCTATATGGATGAAAAGCAGCGGCGTGAACGTTGGGGAGACCAATACGAATGGAAAAACAAACGCATCCAGCAAGCAGTTATGGCAACAGCAGGGGTTATCCTGACCTACCAGAACGAGCCCATTGACGCGACGTTTTTTTCTACCAGTAATGGTTTTACTGAGAACTCGGATGAATATTGGGAAAAGTCAATTCCTTATTTGAAGAGCGTTGCGAGTCCTTGGGATATTCAATCTCCTCGCTATGAGGAAACGGTCGTCATGTCCACGGTGGAGCTAGAAAAGAATTTGGGCGTCAAGCTCACGCAGGAGGCTTCTACCAATGGTTCCTGGTATCGGATCGAATCGCGTACAACCGGAAATCGAGTAGGAGCCATCAGCATTGGCGGCAAGGAATTTACAGGACGAGAGTTTCGTGAAAAGCTCAATTTGAATTCTTCTTCCTTTACGTTGGACTTGCGCGGCAATCAGGTTTTCATTACGACCAAAGGGTACGGTCATGGTGTCGGCATGAGCCAGTGGGGAGCAAATGGAATGGCCAAAAACGGCAAAAGCGCAGAGCAAATCGTCAAGCACTTCTATCAAGGAATTAGTCTGCAAGAGTATACAAGAGTGATCCCAGCGTAA
- a CDS encoding M23 family metallopeptidase — protein MEDQKNQNQPIPFKKASSWKKVLGKKWAFPAIYIGTAAIILAFVMWYQGNVMDTVSKMTNGGDGVAVTTPAAPETTTPQNEEAVPATSGVQPLAWPVGKGVQYNVGMNYYDEKASKENQQKALVSFDNTFYPHTGIDLVSTDGKSFDVIAALAGKVVKVVNDPLVGNEIEIEHADKMITVYQSLESVTVKPGDEVTQGQVIGSAGRNTFEKDAGAHLHFEVRIDNKPVNPEQYLIQADTEVKNQ, from the coding sequence ATGGAAGATCAAAAAAATCAAAATCAACCGATTCCATTCAAGAAGGCAAGTTCTTGGAAAAAAGTTTTGGGCAAGAAATGGGCGTTTCCTGCAATCTACATCGGCACCGCAGCAATCATTCTCGCTTTTGTGATGTGGTATCAGGGCAATGTCATGGACACGGTATCCAAAATGACGAATGGCGGAGATGGCGTGGCAGTGACAACTCCTGCAGCTCCTGAGACGACTACACCGCAAAACGAAGAAGCGGTACCTGCTACAAGTGGCGTACAACCACTCGCTTGGCCAGTAGGAAAAGGCGTGCAGTACAATGTGGGCATGAATTACTACGATGAGAAAGCTTCCAAGGAGAATCAGCAAAAAGCATTGGTGAGCTTCGACAACACCTTCTACCCGCACACAGGTATTGACCTCGTATCCACCGATGGAAAGAGCTTTGATGTCATCGCAGCTCTTGCGGGTAAAGTAGTAAAAGTGGTGAACGATCCACTTGTCGGCAACGAGATTGAGATTGAGCACGCAGACAAAATGATTACGGTATATCAAAGTCTGGAAAGCGTAACAGTCAAACCAGGCGATGAAGTGACACAAGGTCAAGTAATCGGGTCTGCTGGGCGCAACACCTTTGAAAAAGACGCTGGCGCACATCTTCACTTTGAAGTTCGCATCGATAACAAGCCTGTCAATCCAGAGCAATACTTGATTCAGGCTGATACGGAAGTAAAAAATCAATAA
- the spoIIID gene encoding sporulation transcriptional regulator SpoIIID has translation MHDYIKERTIKIGRYIVETRNTVRMIAKEFGVSKSTVHKDLTERLPEINPELANQVKEILEYHKAIRHLRGGEATKIKYKRRSKKVRVEQEESV, from the coding sequence GTGCACGACTACATCAAAGAGCGGACCATCAAAATCGGCCGATATATTGTAGAGACAAGAAATACGGTTCGGATGATCGCTAAAGAGTTCGGTGTTTCGAAAAGTACTGTGCACAAGGACTTGACAGAGCGGCTGCCTGAGATAAATCCAGAGTTGGCGAACCAGGTTAAGGAAATTTTGGAATATCACAAAGCCATCAGACATCTTCGGGGAGGCGAAGCGACCAAAATCAAGTACAAACGTCGTAGTAAAAAAGTACGAGTAGAACAGGAGGAGAGTGTGTAA
- a CDS encoding rod shape-determining protein, with protein MFGKDIGIDLGTANVLVFVKGKGIVLDEPSVVAIDSKTRKVLAVGNEAYRMVGRTPGNIVAIRPLREGVIADFEITEAMLKHFLNKIGGKSMFARPRILICCPTNITSVEQKAIREAAERSGGAREVFIEEEPKVAAVGAGMDIFQPSGNMVVDIGGGTTDVAVLSMGDIVTSSSIKIAGDTFDVAIMRYIKNKYKLLIGERTAEDIKVQIGTVSGGRQDEMDIRGRDMVSGLPQTITIRSTEVQEALAESVSAIVQASKSVLERTPPELSADIIDKGVFLTGGGALLHGIDEILAEELKVPVLVAEEPMMCVAKGTGMMLDYLDKMPAHSNKRLFRG; from the coding sequence ATGTTTGGCAAAGATATCGGAATCGACTTGGGCACGGCCAATGTCTTGGTTTTTGTAAAAGGCAAGGGAATTGTCCTAGACGAACCATCTGTCGTGGCAATAGATAGTAAAACCAGAAAAGTTTTGGCCGTGGGAAATGAAGCCTATCGCATGGTAGGCCGCACCCCAGGAAATATCGTAGCGATCCGACCTTTGCGAGAAGGGGTTATCGCGGATTTTGAAATCACTGAGGCCATGCTAAAGCACTTCTTGAACAAAATTGGTGGAAAGAGCATGTTTGCCCGTCCGCGCATTTTGATTTGCTGCCCGACCAACATCACGTCTGTTGAGCAAAAAGCAATTCGTGAAGCAGCTGAGCGCAGCGGTGGAGCAAGAGAAGTATTTATCGAAGAAGAACCGAAAGTTGCCGCAGTTGGGGCAGGTATGGACATTTTTCAGCCGTCCGGTAATATGGTAGTGGATATCGGTGGGGGAACGACCGATGTAGCGGTATTGTCGATGGGCGATATTGTCACGTCTTCCTCCATTAAAATAGCAGGCGATACATTCGATGTGGCTATTATGCGTTACATAAAAAATAAATACAAATTGCTGATTGGAGAGCGTACGGCTGAAGATATCAAGGTTCAGATTGGAACCGTATCCGGCGGACGCCAGGACGAAATGGACATTCGTGGTCGAGACATGGTAAGCGGCTTGCCGCAAACGATTACCATTCGCTCCACTGAAGTCCAGGAAGCCCTGGCTGAGTCGGTGAGTGCGATTGTACAAGCCTCAAAATCTGTTTTAGAACGAACACCTCCGGAGCTTTCTGCCGATATAATTGATAAGGGTGTTTTCCTGACCGGTGGCGGCGCATTATTGCACGGTATTGACGAGATTCTGGCAGAGGAGCTGAAGGTTCCTGTGCTGGTAGCGGAAGAGCCAATGATGTGCGTTGCAAAAGGAACAGGAATGATGCTGGACTATTTGGACAAGATGCCGGCTCACTCGAATAAGCGATTATTCAGGGGGTAA
- a CDS encoding flagellar hook-basal body protein, producing MIRGLYTSASGMLALQNRQESLANNLANINTPGFKQDVGVMRAFPEQLLSRMNDHEGLDVPGVPTMPGQPAIIGRLHTGVYMSEALPNFAQGDIEETRNPYDIALMDNIQPDQNGNERRLFYSVARIEQANLAQPAQQEDIRYTRNGNWSVNSDGYLVTAEGYYVLDSSNQAIRINDPALSTNGTNVGQNLKITERGELMQVTIDPITKAEQYTALPTHARLGLAVVTDPLKLVREGTNVFRFEGDIAVEGIDLAEANDQAARAAGIYTTPMVEGRFGTQQGWRERSNVDPAQTMTSMMSVLRAYEANQRVITTIDGTLDKAANEIGRVNG from the coding sequence GTGATCAGAGGCTTGTATACGTCTGCATCTGGCATGCTAGCATTGCAGAACAGGCAAGAATCGCTGGCGAACAATTTAGCAAATATCAATACACCCGGGTTCAAACAGGACGTGGGTGTCATGCGTGCATTTCCAGAGCAATTGCTCTCCCGCATGAATGATCATGAAGGACTGGATGTTCCAGGCGTCCCTACTATGCCTGGACAGCCTGCCATTATCGGGCGTTTGCACACAGGGGTATACATGTCGGAGGCGCTGCCGAATTTTGCGCAGGGGGATATTGAAGAGACACGCAATCCGTATGATATTGCGTTGATGGACAATATTCAGCCAGATCAGAATGGCAATGAGCGGCGGTTGTTTTACAGTGTGGCGCGGATTGAACAAGCAAATTTGGCTCAGCCAGCACAGCAAGAGGATATCCGCTATACAAGAAATGGTAACTGGAGTGTGAATTCAGATGGTTACCTGGTGACAGCGGAAGGGTATTATGTGCTGGATAGTTCTAATCAGGCAATTCGTATCAATGATCCCGCACTTAGTACCAATGGTACCAATGTCGGTCAAAACCTGAAAATTACCGAGCGTGGCGAATTGATGCAAGTTACCATTGATCCAATTACAAAAGCAGAACAGTATACGGCGCTTCCTACTCATGCTAGATTGGGACTCGCGGTGGTAACCGATCCGCTAAAGCTAGTACGCGAAGGAACGAATGTTTTCCGATTTGAAGGCGACATAGCGGTGGAAGGGATTGATTTGGCAGAAGCCAACGATCAGGCTGCTAGAGCAGCAGGTATATACACTACCCCTATGGTCGAAGGACGCTTCGGTACACAACAGGGCTGGCGTGAACGCTCGAATGTAGACCCAGCTCAAACCATGACGAGTATGATGAGTGTGCTTCGCGCCTATGAAGCGAACCAACGGGTGATTACCACGATTGACGGTACGCTGGACAAGGCTGCTAATGAAATTGGTCGGGTTAATGGATAA
- a CDS encoding flagellar hook-basal body protein: MQSLNISTSAMRGIQQALDNTANNLSNIDTIGYKRRVASFSELLTDSMNEQPAADNQNRNTPAGIRIGSGAHLAMTKLDLGQGSLKQTDVPTDVLIEGDGYFLVTRKIKDSNNITVDEESRFTRNGSFKVSYDNDEQGYVLHTSSGHILTDEDGKNIVLQEPVKNIEISPDGTMNADGLLVPVKIGVWNVDNPDQLKQVGENLFDAELVFMAGGPKIKYTSSYDNGVTLRQGALESSNVSMTEEMSQLVNIQRAYQLNSRAIGISDQMMGIANQLRSR; the protein is encoded by the coding sequence ATGCAGTCGCTTAATATTTCCACATCAGCTATGCGCGGTATTCAGCAAGCGTTGGACAATACAGCCAACAACCTGTCGAACATTGATACGATTGGGTACAAGCGCAGGGTCGCATCGTTTTCCGAGCTTCTCACAGACTCAATGAATGAGCAGCCGGCAGCGGACAACCAAAATCGTAATACACCAGCGGGGATAAGAATCGGTAGTGGAGCGCATCTTGCCATGACCAAGCTGGATCTCGGTCAAGGCAGTCTCAAGCAGACAGATGTGCCAACAGATGTTTTGATTGAAGGAGATGGCTATTTTTTGGTCACTCGTAAAATCAAAGATTCGAATAACATCACTGTGGATGAAGAAAGTCGCTTTACGCGTAATGGTTCCTTTAAGGTCAGTTATGATAATGATGAGCAAGGATACGTATTGCACACCAGTTCAGGTCATATATTGACAGATGAGGACGGTAAGAATATCGTATTGCAAGAGCCAGTAAAAAACATTGAGATTTCTCCAGACGGTACTATGAATGCTGATGGTTTGCTGGTCCCGGTAAAAATTGGTGTATGGAATGTAGATAACCCTGATCAGCTAAAACAAGTCGGTGAGAATCTGTTTGATGCCGAATTGGTTTTCATGGCAGGAGGACCAAAAATTAAATACACCAGTTCTTATGATAATGGTGTAACATTGCGCCAAGGTGCTCTCGAATCATCGAACGTCAGCATGACAGAAGAAATGTCCCAACTGGTGAACATTCAACGTGCGTATCAATTGAACTCACGCGCAATCGGCATCAGTGATCAAATGATGGGCATTGCTAACCAACTCAGAAGCAGATAA
- a CDS encoding DNA-directed RNA polymerase subunit beta, producing MEQGKSKRFPRQTEEVKSKGKERERSGKNWRLRVAKMVLVPLLLFFSLVIGLMIGYGGVGKKPMSDVFDLGTYKHMWDLMFEDT from the coding sequence ATGGAACAAGGGAAGAGCAAACGTTTCCCGCGTCAGACCGAAGAAGTTAAGTCAAAAGGAAAAGAGCGGGAACGGAGCGGCAAGAATTGGCGGCTGAGAGTTGCCAAGATGGTGCTGGTCCCACTCCTGCTGTTTTTCTCACTGGTCATTGGTCTGATGATCGGATACGGTGGAGTTGGCAAGAAGCCAATGTCTGATGTATTCGATCTAGGAACCTACAAGCATATGTGGGATTTAATGTTTGAAGATACGTAA
- a CDS encoding CDP-alcohol phosphatidyltransferase family protein — translation MSVNLPNLLTIFRIVLIPLYLYVFFSEFPYHVEIALGILILAGVTDIADGYIARKHKLVTTIGMMLDPLADKLMMLAVIASLFLTDRISIWAALFFFVRDLAMIVAGAVYHFRGKKTVPANAYGKLTTVLLYVVIPLVMYRYEYSEAILWSVIAFSFIVSAIYLAKARLLNRV, via the coding sequence ATGTCCGTGAATCTTCCTAATTTGCTTACGATCTTTCGCATCGTGCTCATCCCTTTGTACCTGTATGTCTTTTTTTCGGAGTTTCCGTATCATGTTGAAATCGCTTTAGGCATTTTGATTTTGGCGGGAGTGACCGATATTGCGGACGGGTACATCGCGCGGAAGCATAAGCTTGTGACCACCATCGGAATGATGTTAGATCCTCTGGCAGATAAATTAATGATGCTGGCGGTCATCGCCTCATTATTTTTGACAGATCGAATCAGTATATGGGCTGCCCTGTTTTTCTTTGTGCGCGATCTGGCAATGATAGTAGCAGGAGCTGTTTACCACTTCCGCGGAAAAAAAACCGTCCCGGCAAACGCCTACGGCAAGCTGACAACCGTTCTTTTGTATGTGGTCATTCCGCTGGTGATGTATCGCTATGAGTACAGTGAAGCGATACTTTGGTCAGTTATAGCGTTCTCCTTTATTGTGAGCGCGATTTATCTGGCAAAGGCTCGACTATTGAACCGCGTGTAA
- the fabZ gene encoding 3-hydroxyacyl-ACP dehydratase FabZ — translation MEIKAPLDIMQIQEIIPHRYPFLLIDKIEELELGKKAVGIKNVTVNEPFFQGHFPGYPVMPGVLIVEALAQVGAVAMLSMEEHQGKIGLFAGIDEFRFKDQVKPGDTLVLEVELTRVRGTVGKGHGRALVNGKVVAEGGLMFALTAGNKAHS, via the coding sequence ATGGAAATCAAAGCGCCTTTGGATATTATGCAAATTCAGGAAATCATCCCGCATCGTTACCCGTTTTTGCTAATTGACAAAATCGAAGAGCTGGAGTTAGGAAAAAAAGCGGTTGGAATTAAAAATGTTACGGTAAATGAACCGTTTTTCCAAGGCCATTTTCCTGGTTATCCAGTCATGCCTGGTGTCCTTATTGTGGAAGCATTGGCACAGGTTGGGGCAGTAGCGATGCTTAGCATGGAGGAACATCAAGGAAAAATCGGACTGTTCGCAGGTATTGATGAATTCCGTTTCAAGGATCAGGTGAAGCCGGGAGACACGCTGGTACTAGAGGTTGAGCTTACTCGTGTACGTGGAACCGTCGGCAAAGGGCATGGCAGAGCACTGGTAAATGGGAAAGTAGTAGCAGAGGGTGGATTGATGTTTGCCCTGACGGCAGGAAATAAGGCACATTCATGA
- a CDS encoding WecB/TagA/CpsF family glycosyltransferase — MTKQVATILDVPFTTRGFRETVDHITERIQSGQKTHVVTANPEIVMVARENRAFRSIVEQAYVVPDGIGIVYAAKWTNQPIYERVTGVELLEALMAKADQHQWGVYLLGAKPDVIHLAKEKLSDRYPNARIVGCRDGYFRPEEETQLVQEIAEAKPQLLFVALGAPRQDEWMAKYRDQLNASLMMGVGGSFDVISGKVKRAPEIWQKLHLEWFYRLASEPSRWKRQLAIPRFVLTVLKEKWSSRS, encoded by the coding sequence ATGACCAAACAGGTCGCAACCATATTAGATGTGCCATTTACGACTCGCGGCTTCCGTGAGACTGTCGATCATATAACAGAGCGCATACAAAGCGGTCAAAAGACCCATGTAGTGACTGCTAATCCTGAAATCGTCATGGTAGCGAGAGAGAATCGCGCTTTCCGCTCTATTGTAGAACAAGCCTATGTCGTTCCAGATGGAATTGGAATCGTGTACGCTGCTAAATGGACGAATCAACCGATTTATGAGCGCGTTACCGGTGTGGAGCTTCTGGAAGCGCTCATGGCGAAAGCCGATCAACATCAGTGGGGCGTGTATTTACTCGGCGCCAAGCCAGATGTCATTCATTTGGCAAAAGAGAAACTGAGTGATCGTTATCCGAACGCCCGAATCGTCGGATGTCGGGATGGCTATTTTCGCCCAGAGGAAGAAACTCAACTTGTACAAGAAATTGCCGAAGCGAAACCGCAGCTTCTGTTCGTCGCGCTGGGTGCGCCCAGACAAGACGAGTGGATGGCGAAGTATCGCGATCAATTAAATGCCTCCCTGATGATGGGGGTAGGCGGAAGCTTTGACGTCATTTCCGGGAAAGTGAAGCGCGCTCCCGAGATTTGGCAAAAACTGCATTTGGAATGGTTTTATCGACTTGCTTCTGAGCCTTCCCGCTGGAAGCGTCAACTGGCTATTCCTCGGTTTGTTCTAACCGTACTGAAAGAAAAATGGAGTAGCCGTTCCTAG
- a CDS encoding glycosyltransferase family 4 protein: MSTLILGFLTSLIISFIATPYVKNLAVKVGAVDAPNQRKVHTRIMPRMGGLAIYIGYLVAFFLFVPYTNISEMLGIFIGSTIVMVVGMLDDKYQLSPKWKLLGQLVATAIVVIPFGLKIGVVNLPYSGSIDFSSGWLFWLAIPITMFWIVGVTNAVNLIDGLDGLSAGVSAIAAGTMGVMALLMDDYKVATYCFVLLGAILGFLYFNFHPARLFMGDTGSLFLGFNLAALSIMGFKEALFVSFIIPIVVLGVPLWDTFFAIVRRIVNKKPISSPDKGHLHHCLLNMGLSHRSTVLTIYSISIFFGTMAILLTKTTKWTTIIVMVALLIVIHLGTEIVGLVSRRHRPLINAYRRIKIKQTDQQRRTN, from the coding sequence ATGTCTACACTAATCCTCGGATTTCTGACTTCGCTGATCATATCGTTTATTGCAACACCGTATGTTAAAAACCTGGCTGTAAAAGTAGGCGCAGTGGATGCCCCGAATCAGCGCAAGGTACACACGCGAATCATGCCACGTATGGGTGGCTTGGCTATTTATATCGGTTATCTAGTTGCGTTCTTCCTATTTGTCCCGTATACAAACATATCGGAAATGCTGGGAATTTTCATCGGAAGCACGATCGTTATGGTCGTCGGCATGCTCGATGACAAATACCAGCTCTCGCCAAAATGGAAGCTGCTCGGACAGCTAGTCGCAACAGCGATTGTCGTCATTCCTTTTGGCTTGAAGATCGGCGTCGTGAATCTGCCGTATAGCGGAAGCATTGATTTCAGCAGTGGCTGGCTCTTCTGGCTGGCGATTCCGATTACAATGTTTTGGATTGTCGGGGTAACGAATGCGGTGAACCTGATTGACGGTCTCGATGGGCTGTCGGCAGGTGTGTCTGCGATTGCTGCAGGGACAATGGGTGTCATGGCCTTGTTGATGGACGATTACAAGGTAGCGACTTACTGTTTCGTGCTCCTCGGAGCGATCCTGGGCTTTCTCTACTTTAACTTTCATCCGGCTCGTCTGTTCATGGGCGACACCGGTTCGCTTTTCTTGGGCTTCAACCTGGCTGCCCTGTCGATCATGGGCTTTAAAGAAGCGTTGTTCGTTTCTTTTATCATTCCAATCGTCGTGCTGGGTGTACCGCTCTGGGATACGTTCTTCGCCATCGTGCGCAGGATCGTAAACAAAAAGCCGATTTCGAGCCCAGACAAAGGGCATTTGCATCACTGTTTGCTGAACATGGGTCTGTCGCACCGCTCGACTGTACTCACGATTTACTCGATCAGCATTTTCTTCGGGACGATGGCGATCCTGCTGACGAAGACGACGAAGTGGACTACGATTATTGTCATGGTCGCACTGTTAATCGTTATTCATCTCGGAACGGAGATCGTTGGACTCGTTAGCCGACGTCACCGTCCACTGATCAATGCATATCGACGGATTAAAATTAAACAGACCGATCAACAGCGTCGGACGAATTAG